The proteins below are encoded in one region of Neorhodopirellula lusitana:
- a CDS encoding PSD1 and planctomycete cytochrome C domain-containing protein, with product MSDKCFQCHGPGEPREADLRLDNWEDATEYAIVPGDSNESLFAERILTDDQDMVMPPPNSHKKLSNEEKEILIEWINQGARFQGHWSYAPIPKFDEDVTIDSVVQSSLADEGLRLQERASKRTLLRRLSLDLTGLPPTLEELQEFTEDTSQQAYLTAVDRLLSSPRFGEHMAKYWLDLVRYADSHGLHADNYREMFLYRDWVIQAFNKNMPYDQFAIQQIAGDLLPEPSTDQLIASGFNRLHISNSAGSALEEELYVNNVKDRVNAFGTVFLGVTLECAACHDHKFDPITQKEYYSLFSFFNNLDGPPDNKGVKSPPPMIAVPTAMQKALAKSLQEKLADASTKNEREILTSELRILEDQYPTTLIMKERSDRKTAFLLLRGEYDNRGRIVDRSTPEFLPPMKTGLPTDRLGLAIWLTSPEHPLTARVAVNRFWQQLFGTGISRTSADFGTQGEWPSNLELLNLLARRFIDSGWNIKNLMRRIVTSQTYQQHSDAGAEAFRSDPDNRKLARGPRFRLDSEVLRDQALFVSGQLDEAMFGPSVKPPQPEGLWKSVSLPGVSRPESYMADKGSSTVRRSVYTYWKRAYPPPTMTIFDAPSRETCVARRARTNTPLQALVLMNEEQFFLSAQQLASSVLERDSSDEDRMHDAFTRLTARQCNETELNLLMNALRDFREQYSDAADSELKAWTMIMNSIFSLDIVRNKP from the coding sequence TTGTCTGACAAGTGTTTTCAGTGCCACGGCCCGGGAGAACCGCGTGAAGCTGACCTGCGACTCGACAATTGGGAAGATGCGACTGAATACGCAATTGTCCCTGGAGACAGCAATGAGAGTCTTTTCGCCGAACGGATATTGACGGATGACCAGGACATGGTCATGCCCCCTCCAAATTCTCACAAAAAGTTGTCAAACGAAGAAAAGGAAATCTTGATCGAGTGGATTAATCAAGGCGCACGTTTCCAGGGACACTGGTCGTATGCTCCTATCCCCAAGTTCGACGAAGATGTGACGATCGACAGTGTCGTGCAATCCTCGCTTGCTGATGAAGGTCTGCGACTGCAAGAAAGAGCTAGCAAGAGAACGCTTCTGCGCCGCCTGTCTCTCGATCTTACTGGCCTCCCGCCAACACTTGAAGAACTCCAGGAGTTCACCGAGGACACTTCTCAACAGGCGTATCTAACGGCGGTCGATCGTCTGCTCTCTAGCCCGCGATTTGGCGAACACATGGCCAAGTACTGGCTTGATCTCGTTCGATACGCGGACAGCCATGGCTTGCATGCTGACAATTACCGCGAAATGTTCTTGTACCGCGATTGGGTCATTCAGGCGTTCAACAAGAACATGCCATACGATCAGTTTGCCATTCAACAAATTGCTGGCGATCTTCTTCCGGAGCCTTCAACCGACCAACTCATTGCTTCAGGGTTCAACCGTTTGCATATATCAAACTCCGCTGGATCTGCTCTAGAGGAAGAGTTATACGTAAACAACGTCAAGGACCGAGTAAATGCATTCGGCACCGTATTCTTGGGTGTCACGCTGGAGTGTGCTGCGTGTCACGATCACAAATTTGACCCGATCACACAAAAGGAGTACTACTCACTTTTTTCGTTTTTCAATAACCTGGATGGCCCCCCAGACAACAAGGGAGTAAAGAGCCCACCTCCCATGATCGCCGTCCCGACAGCAATGCAGAAGGCCCTTGCAAAATCACTTCAAGAAAAGCTCGCCGACGCGTCCACCAAAAACGAACGGGAGATCCTTACGAGCGAGCTAAGGATCCTGGAAGACCAATATCCGACGACCTTAATCATGAAGGAACGATCGGACCGAAAAACCGCATTTCTTTTGCTCAGGGGGGAATACGACAATCGAGGCAGAATCGTTGATCGATCGACTCCCGAATTCCTGCCTCCGATGAAGACCGGCTTGCCGACCGATCGATTGGGACTAGCCATTTGGCTGACTTCACCGGAGCATCCTCTCACCGCACGAGTTGCCGTCAACCGTTTTTGGCAGCAGTTATTTGGTACTGGTATATCACGCACCTCTGCAGACTTTGGGACTCAGGGTGAATGGCCAAGCAACCTGGAACTTCTGAATCTGTTGGCGCGTCGTTTTATCGACAGCGGCTGGAATATCAAGAATTTGATGCGTCGCATCGTTACCAGCCAAACCTACCAACAGCATAGCGATGCTGGAGCCGAAGCATTTCGGTCTGATCCGGACAACCGCAAGCTGGCACGGGGGCCGCGATTTCGGCTCGACTCCGAGGTCTTGAGAGACCAGGCACTCTTCGTTTCGGGCCAACTGGATGAAGCAATGTTCGGGCCAAGCGTGAAACCACCACAGCCAGAAGGCCTATGGAAATCGGTATCGCTGCCTGGGGTATCACGTCCTGAGAGCTACATGGCCGATAAAGGTAGTTCCACAGTTCGCCGAAGCGTTTACACGTATTGGAAACGCGCGTATCCACCGCCAACCATGACAATTTTTGACGCTCCGAGTCGAGAGACCTGTGTTGCGAGACGAGCACGCACCAACACTCCGTTGCAGGCACTTGTTTTGATGAATGAAGAGCAATTCTTTTTGTCGGCACAACAGCTCGCAAGTTCGGTTTTGGAAAGGGATTCGTCGGATGAAGATCGCATGCACGATGCGTTTACCCGCCTGACTGCTCGTCAATGCAATGAAACCGAATTGAATCTACTGATGAATGCACTGCGTGATTTCCGAGAGCAATACTCGGACGCTGCAGATTCAGAATTGAAGGCATGGACAATGATAATGAACTCAATTTTTTCGCTCGACATCGTTAGGAACAAACCATGA
- a CDS encoding DUF1501 domain-containing protein, with protein sequence MKRRDFVNTCGLGAIVSASMMNEAFSASPSGARKSTASSTVDSPQTQSPRWTNGSARAKRVIYLFMAGGPSQIDLFDPKPVTLGMFDKDLPSSIRNGQRVTNMTAGQSRFPIAPSIFRFSKHGQSGAEVSELLPHLSSVVDEIAFVKSVHTDAINHDPAKTILCTGSQLPGMASIGAWVSYGIGGLNENLPNYIVLNCAKWSGKVNVQGLYSRLWGSGSLPAKHQGITFQPTGTPVLFLDNPPGVNRSVRRRMLDLTRDLNQHHLQAIGDPQIATTIAQQEMAYRMQDSVPELTDLSQEPDHVRALYGPEVDEPGTFAHNCLLARRMVEKDVRFVQIFHRGWDHHGNLPSNLRGQCGDIDEACKGLILDLKQRGLLDETLIVWGGEFGRTIFCQGKLTQNNYGRDHHPRCTTMWMAGGGIKGGVSYGKTDDFSYNVTENPVHVRDINATILHQLGIDHNLLSFPSNGLETRLTGVEEAFVVKDILA encoded by the coding sequence ATGAAGCGACGCGATTTCGTTAATACATGCGGCCTGGGAGCGATAGTATCCGCTTCCATGATGAATGAAGCTTTTTCAGCCTCACCGAGCGGCGCTCGCAAAAGCACCGCGTCCTCCACTGTCGATTCGCCTCAAACGCAATCGCCTCGCTGGACCAATGGCTCCGCACGAGCCAAACGTGTCATTTACCTTTTCATGGCCGGTGGCCCAAGTCAAATTGACCTATTCGATCCCAAACCGGTGACGCTGGGGATGTTCGATAAGGATCTTCCTAGTTCGATACGCAATGGACAACGAGTCACCAACATGACCGCCGGGCAATCGCGGTTTCCCATTGCGCCAAGCATTTTTCGGTTTTCAAAGCATGGGCAGTCTGGTGCCGAGGTTAGCGAATTGCTTCCCCACCTTTCATCAGTTGTCGATGAGATCGCATTTGTAAAGTCAGTTCATACTGACGCAATCAATCACGACCCAGCCAAAACCATCCTTTGCACGGGCAGCCAACTTCCCGGCATGGCGAGCATCGGCGCTTGGGTAAGCTATGGGATCGGCGGACTCAATGAAAACTTGCCAAACTACATCGTCCTGAACTGCGCGAAGTGGTCAGGAAAAGTAAACGTCCAAGGATTGTATTCTCGACTCTGGGGCTCAGGATCCCTGCCGGCAAAACATCAAGGCATTACCTTCCAGCCCACCGGAACTCCCGTGCTCTTCCTAGATAACCCTCCGGGAGTCAATCGGTCGGTTCGCCGTCGCATGCTCGACCTTACACGTGACTTGAATCAGCATCACCTTCAGGCTATCGGAGACCCGCAAATTGCGACGACAATCGCTCAACAAGAAATGGCGTATCGAATGCAAGACTCGGTTCCCGAACTGACTGATCTATCTCAAGAGCCCGACCACGTTCGCGCTCTTTATGGTCCAGAAGTCGACGAGCCTGGCACATTCGCTCACAACTGTTTACTTGCACGAAGGATGGTCGAAAAGGACGTCCGTTTTGTGCAGATCTTTCATCGCGGTTGGGACCATCACGGGAATCTTCCCTCCAATCTCAGAGGACAGTGCGGTGACATTGACGAAGCTTGCAAAGGTCTCATCCTGGATCTGAAGCAACGCGGACTTCTCGACGAAACTCTAATCGTCTGGGGAGGAGAATTCGGACGTACTATCTTCTGTCAAGGAAAGCTAACGCAGAACAACTATGGACGCGATCACCACCCAAGGTGCACGACGATGTGGATGGCGGGCGGTGGCATAAAGGGAGGGGTCTCTTATGGGAAAACGGACGACTTCTCATACAATGTCACCGAAAACCCAGTCCATGTCCGAGACATCAACGCGACAATCTTGCATCAACTTGGCATCGATCACAACCTGCTGTCGTTCCCCAGCAATGGCCTGGAAACCCGACTTACCGGTGTAGAGGAAGCCTTCGTCGTGAAAGACATTCTCGCCTGA
- a CDS encoding DHH family phosphoesterase yields MSVNWKAFVNQISHYQSFVLVSHIRPDCDALGSELGMAEVLRAIGKDVRIINAHRTPPALSFLDPAGNIDVLGDSVEAADVTADCIMILDTSAWAQLGDMGDVIRASRADKIVLDHHVGEDDLGATMYKDYQAEATGQLVVQAADALKVPITRTMGVPIFAAIATDTGWFRFPSVTSETYRVIARLIDVGVVPSEVYGDLYERDTIGRLKLRGLILSRTTAEMDGTLVHTYVNKEDFEHCGAAPNDTEDSINLTLAVRGTQAAVIFVGQMRGGFKLSFRSRCGMDCNEVAQQFGGGGHKAAAGAFLEGTLDDVQGRVLPVVREALAKALT; encoded by the coding sequence GTGAGCGTCAACTGGAAAGCCTTCGTCAACCAAATCAGTCACTATCAATCGTTCGTCTTGGTCAGCCATATTCGACCGGATTGTGATGCGTTGGGAAGCGAGCTCGGCATGGCCGAGGTGTTGCGGGCGATCGGCAAGGACGTGCGGATTATCAACGCTCACCGTACGCCACCCGCATTGTCATTTTTGGATCCGGCGGGCAATATCGACGTCTTGGGCGATAGCGTCGAGGCGGCCGATGTGACGGCCGATTGCATCATGATTTTGGATACCAGTGCGTGGGCGCAACTCGGTGACATGGGCGATGTCATCCGAGCGTCACGGGCTGACAAGATCGTGTTGGATCACCATGTCGGTGAAGACGACTTGGGCGCGACGATGTACAAGGACTATCAGGCCGAAGCGACCGGGCAGTTGGTTGTTCAGGCGGCCGACGCATTGAAGGTGCCGATCACACGAACGATGGGAGTGCCCATCTTTGCAGCGATCGCGACGGACACGGGATGGTTCCGGTTCCCGAGCGTGACTTCGGAAACCTATCGTGTGATCGCGCGCTTGATTGATGTCGGCGTGGTGCCGAGCGAGGTTTACGGCGACTTGTATGAACGCGACACCATTGGGCGTTTGAAGTTGCGCGGCTTGATCCTATCACGCACGACGGCCGAGATGGATGGCACGCTGGTTCATACGTATGTCAATAAAGAAGATTTTGAACATTGTGGCGCGGCGCCCAATGATACCGAAGATTCGATCAACTTGACCCTCGCCGTCCGTGGAACCCAGGCGGCGGTGATCTTCGTCGGGCAAATGCGTGGCGGATTCAAATTGTCTTTCCGCAGTCGTTGCGGCATGGACTGCAACGAAGTCGCGCAGCAGTTTGGTGGTGGCGGTCACAAGGCGGCTGCCGGTGCCTTCCTGGAAGGGACCCTCGATGACGTCCAAGGACGCGTGCTGCCAGTGGTTCGAGAGGCGCTTGCGAAAGCTTTGACGTAG
- a CDS encoding bifunctional riboflavin kinase/FAD synthetase has translation MTKLVRLSEITGGSDAGGSDTLSRLQNGAISIGNFDGVHKGHRELLGKVCDAAERVGGPAIAIVLDPHPASVLRPHGAPPTLTTLPRRAELMSSVGIDFLLVCESTREFLNQTADAFFSSLVVDSLQAKAVVEGPNFYFGRDRTGNVARLAELCSERNIDFKVVEPSVRDERMVSSSRVREAIASGEITLANEMLGSVYRIAGIVASGERRGRTLGFPTANLDQVAEMLPGDGVFAGVATTSDGARHAAAIHIGPNPTFDETRKTKVEIHLLDYDGDLYGQSLMVELLGKVRGVQKFPDAAALVDQLHSDLQSVRAILPQSF, from the coding sequence ATGACCAAGTTGGTTCGCCTTAGCGAAATCACAGGGGGTTCGGATGCTGGGGGCTCGGACACTCTGTCTCGTTTGCAAAACGGTGCGATCAGCATCGGTAATTTTGATGGTGTGCACAAAGGGCACCGGGAATTACTGGGTAAAGTTTGTGACGCGGCCGAGCGTGTAGGTGGGCCTGCGATTGCAATCGTCTTGGACCCACATCCTGCGTCCGTCTTAAGGCCGCACGGGGCGCCGCCGACGCTGACCACCCTGCCCCGCCGTGCTGAGCTGATGTCATCGGTTGGAATCGACTTCTTGCTGGTATGCGAATCGACTCGCGAGTTCTTGAATCAAACGGCGGACGCCTTCTTTTCATCGCTGGTCGTAGATTCACTACAAGCCAAGGCGGTGGTGGAAGGCCCGAACTTCTATTTTGGTCGTGATCGGACGGGCAATGTGGCTCGACTGGCCGAACTTTGTAGCGAGAGAAACATTGATTTCAAAGTCGTCGAGCCTTCGGTGCGTGATGAGCGAATGGTCAGCAGTTCGCGGGTGCGAGAGGCCATCGCATCGGGCGAGATCACGCTCGCCAATGAGATGCTCGGATCCGTCTATCGGATCGCTGGGATCGTGGCCAGTGGAGAGCGTCGCGGTCGCACGTTAGGCTTCCCGACCGCAAATCTAGACCAAGTTGCGGAGATGCTTCCGGGCGACGGGGTTTTCGCAGGCGTCGCGACAACGAGCGATGGGGCACGGCATGCGGCAGCGATTCATATCGGCCCGAACCCCACCTTCGACGAAACTCGCAAGACCAAAGTTGAGATTCACTTGCTTGACTATGATGGCGACCTATACGGCCAGTCGCTGATGGTTGAGTTGCTGGGGAAGGTTCGCGGTGTCCAGAAGTTTCCCGATGCGGCTGCCTTGGTCGACCAACTTCATTCTGATTTGCAGTCCGTTCGAGCAATCTTACCCCAATCATTTTAA
- a CDS encoding diguanylate cyclase codes for MLSVNLFFLFAGLTLAVILLTIGYFFGRRGRKSDRREDSFLPPIADEDDRQRMVELLQSLARWTQEYSGNVSDYQANLQQISHDVRSKVKAVNQDAANALSRDSANVNDARMLSMIGEVMTANDQLQTRLLAAEKQLEEQTSQIESYLTEARTDGLTGLFNRRAFDAKLDEMFANYRGGGGSFVMILIDIDHFKVINDTHGHPVGDIVLQRIAAQLGKDVSDASIVARFGGEEFVILTELPIRIAAEKINAFRKRIADEPIVAGQISVEVTMSIGLSEPRDELVIGPIVRRADAALYCAKNRGRNRVYFDDGSGPQLFGAPEVVRT; via the coding sequence ATGCTTTCGGTCAACCTTTTCTTTCTGTTCGCCGGTCTGACGTTGGCGGTGATCTTGTTGACGATTGGGTATTTCTTTGGCCGACGAGGCCGCAAGTCGGATCGTCGCGAAGATTCTTTTTTGCCGCCAATTGCTGACGAAGATGATCGGCAACGAATGGTCGAGTTGCTGCAAAGTTTGGCACGTTGGACGCAAGAATATTCCGGGAACGTGTCGGATTACCAAGCAAATTTGCAGCAAATCAGTCACGACGTCCGCAGCAAAGTGAAGGCGGTGAATCAGGACGCGGCTAACGCCTTGTCGCGGGATTCAGCAAACGTGAACGATGCTCGGATGCTAAGCATGATCGGTGAGGTCATGACCGCGAACGATCAGTTGCAGACCCGTTTGCTGGCAGCTGAAAAACAGCTGGAAGAACAAACCAGCCAGATTGAGTCTTACCTGACCGAGGCCCGAACGGACGGTTTGACAGGGCTCTTCAACCGTCGCGCTTTCGACGCCAAGTTGGATGAGATGTTTGCGAATTACCGTGGCGGGGGTGGTTCGTTTGTGATGATTTTGATCGACATCGATCATTTTAAAGTAATCAATGACACACACGGGCACCCGGTCGGTGACATCGTGCTTCAGCGGATTGCGGCGCAGTTGGGAAAAGATGTGAGTGACGCCAGTATCGTCGCTCGATTTGGTGGTGAGGAGTTCGTCATTTTGACTGAATTACCAATCCGGATTGCGGCCGAAAAAATCAACGCCTTTCGAAAGCGGATCGCCGACGAGCCCATTGTGGCAGGCCAAATCTCCGTTGAAGTGACCATGAGTATCGGTTTGAGTGAGCCTCGAGACGAGTTGGTGATTGGACCGATCGTTCGTCGTGCTGATGCGGCACTCTATTGTGCCAAGAACCGCGGTCGCAATCGGGTTTACTTCGATGATGGCTCAGGGCCTCAATTGTTTGGTGCACCTGAAGTAGTGCGAACATGA
- the glgC gene encoding glucose-1-phosphate adenylyltransferase, giving the protein MQNTLTVILAGGRGSRLEPLTRDRAKPAVPIGGDYRIIDFVLSNCLNSGMRRLLLLTQYKAQSLDRHIQVAWSNYFCRELGEFIDVVPPQQRIDDNWYQGTADAVYQNIYAIEREQPEYVVILAGDHLYKMNYEPMVEFHRRSGADITVGALRVPRGDANQFGVMQVDEDHRLLEFEEKPENPTPTIDNPDVCLASMGIYVFSTRFLFERLCDDATIPDSSHDFGKNIIPGAIADSNVFAYPFTDENRKSDAYWRDVGTLDAYYEANMDLVNVDPQLNLYDSHWPIRSFRPQLPPAKFVFGSEGRSSRRGVAMDSVICQGAIISGGNVSRSIIGANCRINSYANVEDSILFENVEVGRHSRIRRAIIDKGVCIPPETEIGYDPAMDAARGLTVTDSGLVVIARGELIRSHDPISSLT; this is encoded by the coding sequence ATGCAGAACACGTTAACAGTAATTTTGGCCGGCGGACGGGGTTCGCGGTTGGAGCCTTTGACACGAGATCGGGCGAAACCGGCGGTGCCGATTGGGGGTGACTACCGGATCATCGATTTCGTGCTGAGCAATTGTCTGAATAGCGGAATGCGGCGTTTGTTGTTGTTGACGCAGTACAAAGCACAATCGCTGGACCGTCATATTCAGGTGGCTTGGTCGAACTATTTCTGCCGTGAATTGGGCGAGTTCATTGACGTCGTGCCGCCTCAGCAGCGGATCGATGACAATTGGTACCAGGGCACTGCCGACGCGGTTTATCAAAACATTTACGCGATCGAGCGGGAGCAGCCTGAATACGTCGTCATCTTGGCTGGGGATCATCTGTACAAGATGAACTACGAGCCGATGGTTGAGTTTCATCGGCGTAGTGGGGCTGATATTACGGTCGGGGCGCTGCGGGTGCCGCGTGGGGATGCGAATCAGTTCGGAGTGATGCAGGTCGATGAGGACCATCGCTTGCTCGAGTTCGAGGAAAAGCCCGAAAACCCCACACCGACGATCGACAATCCCGATGTTTGTTTGGCATCGATGGGAATTTATGTCTTCAGCACAAGGTTCCTGTTTGAACGCTTGTGTGATGACGCGACTATCCCAGATAGCAGTCATGACTTCGGTAAAAACATCATTCCTGGGGCCATCGCGGACAGCAACGTGTTTGCCTATCCGTTTACGGACGAAAACCGGAAGTCGGACGCTTATTGGCGTGATGTAGGCACTTTGGATGCGTACTATGAGGCGAACATGGATCTGGTCAACGTGGATCCGCAGCTGAATTTGTACGATTCCCACTGGCCGATTCGCTCTTTCCGACCTCAATTGCCGCCAGCGAAGTTTGTTTTCGGTAGCGAGGGGCGTTCGAGTCGGCGGGGTGTGGCAATGGACTCGGTGATTTGTCAGGGGGCAATTATTAGCGGCGGGAATGTTTCGCGGTCCATCATCGGTGCCAATTGTCGAATCAACAGCTACGCGAATGTGGAAGACAGCATCTTGTTCGAGAATGTCGAGGTGGGGCGGCATAGCCGGATCCGACGCGCGATTATCGATAAGGGTGTGTGCATCCCACCGGAAACGGAAATCGGTTATGATCCGGCGATGGATGCCGCCCGAGGCTTAACGGTGACCGACAGTGGTCTGGTTGTGATTGCTCGTGGCGAGTTAATCCGCTCCCATGATCCAATTTCGTCGCTGACGTAA
- a CDS encoding Do family serine endopeptidase, with translation MQKQWKRLSLVLGIAWIGTLLGGLIISLPQHTQSQAFADQQFRERAATQNLNTAQDLSSAFRTVSEAMRPSVVSISTKTDVRARLRNLPPNLRRQLPPGFEQQLEQGNRGLQPQQQGQGSGVIVRNDGYILTNNHVVEGADIVTVELNEGVKVDAEVVGTDPETDLAVLKIERDNLHAVPFGDSDAIRVGDWVLAIGSPFGLDQTVTAGIISGKNRVQGIVDGGRGFEDFLQTDAAINPGNSGGPLVNLRGELVGINTAILSRSGASAGIGFAIPVQLARPVMTSIIENGEVRRGFLGAQVADVTPEIVEEFALKIEDGALIRGVLENQPAANAGLQPGDVIVSTDGRPVTTSSRLVNYIASRPPGESVQMVVNRDGRIMNVTVNLQERTDQAMAMFGKGNALGAELEPVTPRSAERYGYSDLEGGLIVTSVDDEGIAADGGLQVGDVLEAAGGQPINSVPQLTQIFNEAQRQQVPLRVVVRRGNTRILLVIR, from the coding sequence ATGCAAAAGCAATGGAAGCGACTCAGCCTCGTCCTCGGAATCGCCTGGATCGGCACACTTTTAGGCGGCCTGATCATCAGCCTGCCTCAGCACACACAAAGCCAAGCTTTCGCCGACCAGCAATTTCGCGAACGAGCAGCCACCCAAAACCTCAACACCGCCCAGGACTTATCCAGTGCGTTTCGCACGGTCTCCGAGGCGATGCGTCCCAGCGTGGTCAGCATCAGTACCAAAACCGATGTCCGGGCGCGCCTGCGAAACTTACCGCCCAACCTGCGTCGCCAACTTCCACCCGGGTTTGAACAGCAACTGGAACAAGGCAATCGTGGTCTCCAGCCTCAACAGCAAGGGCAGGGCAGTGGGGTCATCGTTCGAAACGACGGCTACATTTTGACCAACAACCACGTCGTCGAAGGAGCCGATATTGTCACCGTTGAGCTGAATGAAGGCGTGAAAGTCGACGCCGAAGTTGTGGGCACCGACCCTGAAACGGACCTCGCCGTTCTGAAGATTGAACGAGACAACCTGCACGCAGTCCCGTTCGGGGACAGCGATGCGATTCGCGTCGGCGACTGGGTTCTCGCCATCGGCAGCCCCTTCGGTCTCGACCAAACCGTCACCGCCGGCATCATCAGCGGCAAGAATCGAGTGCAAGGAATCGTTGACGGCGGTCGTGGCTTCGAAGACTTCTTGCAAACGGATGCAGCCATCAATCCCGGCAACTCCGGCGGTCCGCTGGTCAACCTGCGCGGCGAACTGGTCGGCATCAACACCGCGATTCTTTCTCGTTCGGGTGCGAGCGCCGGTATCGGTTTCGCCATCCCAGTTCAACTTGCTCGCCCCGTGATGACATCCATTATCGAAAACGGCGAAGTGCGTCGCGGATTCTTGGGTGCCCAAGTTGCCGATGTGACTCCTGAAATCGTCGAAGAGTTCGCGTTGAAGATTGAAGACGGTGCGCTCATTCGCGGCGTCCTCGAAAACCAACCCGCTGCCAACGCTGGCTTGCAACCCGGCGACGTGATCGTTTCCACTGACGGTCGCCCCGTCACCACCAGCTCGCGATTGGTCAACTACATCGCCAGTCGCCCACCAGGCGAAAGCGTCCAAATGGTCGTCAACCGCGACGGGCGAATCATGAACGTCACGGTCAACTTGCAAGAACGCACTGACCAAGCCATGGCTATGTTCGGGAAAGGCAACGCCCTCGGTGCCGAACTGGAACCGGTCACCCCGCGATCGGCCGAACGCTATGGCTATTCCGATTTGGAAGGCGGCCTGATCGTAACCAGCGTCGATGACGAAGGAATCGCCGCGGACGGTGGCTTGCAGGTCGGTGACGTGCTGGAAGCAGCAGGCGGACAACCGATCAACTCGGTTCCACAATTGACGCAGATCTTCAACGAAGCCCAACGTCAACAAGTGCCACTACGAGTGGTCGTCCGTCGCGGAAACACAAGAATTCTTCTAGTGATCCGCTAG
- a CDS encoding NAD(P)H-hydrate dehydratase — protein MKSSPPTALPRRRPDAHKGTFGRAMLVGGSRGMAGSIALSSIAALHSGSGLASAVIPDCILDTVACFHPAIMTIPMADCRGGFSPDAWPQLRKQLAKQDAVGVGPGMSTGNGSVAIVEGLLGEKSKPLVVDADALNVISQQHWLDGSLLVRQQEDAGIVLTPHRGELARLSGVPAGEPEKQDVAAIEIAGRFGITIVIKGGPTRVVSGCGFGGRGTAMHGGNKVQDYINTTGNPGMATGGSGDVLTGIITSLLGQGLSGWNAARLGVWVHGLAGDEAARRTSEVGMTALHLVETLASVSDQMHLSDSVDADSVERQS, from the coding sequence ATGAAATCTTCTCCGCCCACTGCCCTGCCCCGCCGTCGCCCTGATGCTCACAAAGGCACGTTCGGTCGAGCGATGCTGGTGGGCGGTTCGCGTGGAATGGCGGGTTCGATCGCGTTGTCGTCGATTGCCGCACTGCACAGCGGATCCGGCTTGGCCAGCGCGGTCATTCCAGATTGCATTTTGGACACGGTGGCCTGCTTTCATCCGGCGATCATGACGATACCAATGGCGGATTGTCGTGGTGGGTTCAGTCCCGATGCCTGGCCGCAATTGAGAAAGCAACTTGCAAAGCAAGACGCGGTGGGGGTTGGCCCGGGCATGTCGACAGGCAACGGCAGTGTCGCCATCGTCGAGGGTTTGCTGGGTGAGAAGTCAAAGCCACTGGTAGTCGATGCGGATGCTTTGAATGTGATCTCGCAACAGCACTGGCTGGACGGATCGCTGTTGGTCCGTCAACAGGAAGACGCGGGAATCGTGTTGACCCCGCACCGGGGTGAGCTAGCTCGGTTGTCTGGAGTGCCAGCAGGTGAGCCGGAGAAGCAAGATGTCGCGGCGATTGAAATCGCGGGCCGCTTCGGGATCACGATTGTGATCAAGGGTGGGCCGACGCGCGTGGTGAGTGGTTGCGGTTTTGGCGGTCGCGGTACCGCAATGCATGGTGGCAACAAAGTGCAAGACTACATCAACACGACTGGCAATCCCGGCATGGCCACCGGAGGAAGCGGCGACGTGTTGACTGGCATCATCACGTCCTTGCTGGGGCAAGGTTTGTCCGGCTGGAATGCTGCCCGTCTGGGAGTTTGGGTGCACGGTTTAGCCGGGGATGAAGCGGCCCGTCGCACGAGCGAGGTGGGCATGACAGCCCTGCATCTGGTCGAGACGCTCGCGAGCGTCTCGGACCAAATGCATTTGTCGGACTCGGTAGATGCCGATTCCGTTGAACGCCAGAGCTAG